The Acetobacter oryzifermentans genomic interval GCCCCGGCGCAAGACACCAAAAGCGTAACACCTGCGGCCCAGCCGCATAAACCGCCACCGCCGGCAACAATACCAAATGCCCCACCTCCGCTGCCGCAGCTTACCCCTGCCCCATCAGACGTGGAAACCCATCCCTTTCCGGTGCCTCCGCAGCCAACTGTGGATTTAAAAGCTCCAGGCACCGTGACACCTATTGAAGGCGGTGTGCGCATTACCTTTGCACCAGATGCGGCAACACTTAACCCAGAAACACATCAGGCCATTCTGGCATTTGGGCAGCGTTTGTCTGACAAACCGCATGAACGCGCCCTGATAGATGCCTACAGTTCCGGCGCTGTGGATGATCCATCATTGCCGCGGCGTATGGCATTGGCCCGCGGGCTGGCGGCGCGCAGCGTGCTCATGAATGGTGGCACACCCTCTACCCGCATTTACGTGCGCGTTATTGGCCTGCCCAAACAATCCGCCCCTAACACACCGCAGGATTATATTGATATTTACCAATCTGACGTTGAACCCTAAAAACGAGCATCTTTTCAGTTTTCAGGCACCTTAAAGGGGTGCGACCATACCAGCAGCATATTGCTGCCTATGCGTATTTCTTTTTGTGCAGGCCCAAACTGTGTTTGAGCCTGTGTGGCCTGATCCGCACTTTCACATACAATAAAATTGCCACCCGTTTCATACCATTGTCGCTTGCTGAGGGTATGAAACGCTTTGATGCCTGATGGCGTGAACTCAATAGGCGCAAGCCGTGCCTGAAATGGCAGACTATTGCGGGCAGCGCTCCAGTATGGCGCAAAACCCTGCTTTAGGCCCATTTGTTCCAGAGCATGGTTTACGGGAAAGTTCTGATTTGCTGCTGCATACCCTAAAACGGGACGCGGCAGAATTGTTACCGCATACAAAATACAGCAGCCACCAAACAGAAAGCCATAACCACGCGGCACCTGCACATGCCGAACAACTAGCAAAACAGACAACAGGCATGGAAAAACCAGATAACGGAATGACTGCTCATCCATTGTCAGTTCGCCAAAAATAAAGGCTGCCAACATGATAAGAATAGCGAGGGTGGCTGAAAGATCAAACAGCGTCCATTGCCGGTTTTTACGCAGCACATGAAAGCAGCACCATACCGTGCCACCTGCACACATCAGATGAAACAGCTCACGCCCAGAACCTGAAAGCGTTATCGGCTTTCCAAAAAAATCAGCACCAAAATACTGTAAGAAGCCGGAAAACAGAACGCTTAGATTATACGAAGCCCGACTTTGTGAACCAAAAGATGAACTCCACAACCCCGGCACATGGAACGCTCCATTATGGGCAAGCACTGTTTTAATAACGTGCTCCAGCAGCAAGGCCCCCACCATGCTGCTGGCAATTCCGCAATATCTTGGACCGCGCTGTTCAAGACTGCATCCGATAGCCGCCAGAATAATCGGCAAAGCCAGAGTATACTTAACCAGATCATCACTGCTCAGTAGTAGAGCGACAAACAGGACAGTGCCGCTCCAGCGCGTACAGATTGCGAATAAGCTTTTAGATTGTAACCATTGCGGTTTGCGTAACCACACCAACCAAAACAGTAACATGCCAACATATGCGCCGACATGATAACAAGGCGACAACACCAGATGGATGGCAAAAGCGCTGGGTGCCCCTAACAAAACCAGAAGCGGCCAGCCCGCAATACCCGTTGCCGAACATACGATACGAAACGCCAGCAACATAGCAACAGCCCACAACATGGCTGGCACAATGTAATAAAAAGACACATGCCAACCAAATAGGCCGAACACCACAACATAAGGCAGTATTTCAGTAAAATAGAAGGACTGGGTAGAAAGATCCCACCCTTTCAGTAAAACATTACCGTGCAGAATATCTTGCGCGGCCAGCAAGGTCGAAACACTGTCTGAATTAAAAGGCTGTGTCATACCCAAAGCGGTATAAAGCAACGTTAAAACCACAAACGCCACCCAATAGCCTACTACGTTTTGGTATGTTTTGCGTTCAACCACAGTGGTTTTCCCTCGCAATGTCTCATGAAAAAACCGGCCTTTCAGCCGGTTTATTTTTAGCTCTCTAAAAGAGACTGTTCTATTTTTTCTCGGGCTTCTGTTGCGAGTTGGTCCACCCGTTCATTTTCTGGCACGCCGGAATGTCCCTTGACCCAATGCCATGAAACCTCGTGCCGCTTGGAGACATCCAGCAGCCTGCGCCATAAATCCATATTGGCAACCGGATCACCCGATGCATTGCGCCAATTGCGCCTTACCCAC includes:
- a CDS encoding OmpA family protein; translated protein: MMPQCGRFQAPKAASLWSSSSFSGLVFHLMQNMFPFSRRLALLCAASLLATSAVSHAQIVTNSQALDSLGGAAPITAPTTPAAPVHEAAPRRATTPAHTETRRRVVEKPQASTAQKKETSSVKNTQPAAAAPKSAPAPKPVTKPPVEAKAPAPAPAPAPAPAPVAKAAPAPAQDTKSVTPAAQPHKPPPPATIPNAPPPLPQLTPAPSDVETHPFPVPPQPTVDLKAPGTVTPIEGGVRITFAPDAATLNPETHQAILAFGQRLSDKPHERALIDAYSSGAVDDPSLPRRMALARGLAARSVLMNGGTPSTRIYVRVIGLPKQSAPNTPQDYIDIYQSDVEP